The segment ATATTTTACTCGATGATTAGATTTGAAAAAAAGACAGGACTCACCACGTGGGTGCGAGACTCAAAGCACGCGGGAGGACGCGGGATCCATGCGGGAGGGCGCATGAAGGCGTGGGAGCGCGTAGGACTCATGAGTCCAGCGCGGGACTCTTTTGGTACATTTTAAGTAGCAATAGATTAGCCCGGACGACTGAGTTTTATTATGTTACGCCTCCCTCTAACCATGCATGCTGAGATTCTAAAGCCCTTCACGTACGCAGTGCTGGCTCTTCACAATTATGCATACGTACCGCTTAGAGATAAATCGTATTCTGTTTTCAAACAGATTGATTACCCCGGCCAGCTAGCCACGTATTCGTATAGTCACACGTCACGTACGCATGCATGCTAGCACAGTACCATGCAAAAGTCAAAGCCTGACGTTATAGAATAGCTGCCAATATCTATCTATAAATAGCAACGGAGGGTGTAGCCATATTTACATATTCAGGTCCCCTCGCATCCACGTACGGTTTCCTTCTCATGTGCTTGCAAGCTAGCGACCATGAAGATTATTCCTTTTGCCATATGCTTCCTCCTCGTTCTAAGCCGTGGGTTTAATTTTCTCGTCGCTAGATTTCTGCATTGTTCTCGCTATATCAATCGGCTAGCTTTATCATGGTTGCTAGCATGCAGGTGCTCATGTGAAGTCCCGGCGCCAGGGGCCCTCCGTCCAGCGGTGGAACTATAAGCTATTCGTGTTCGGTGACTCCTTCGCCGACACCGGCAACCACCTGCCGACATCACAAAAGAGCCTGATGTCGCGTGAATGGTACTACCCGTACAACAGCTCAGACTCGGCCCACGGCAACCGTGCAGCCGGGCGCTTCTCTGACGGCCTAATACAGTCAGATTTCCTCGGTAATTAAGCTAAGCTCATGCAGATCCTGCCTTACTGAAGCAGAATTAAAGATTAATTATTCATGCATGTCACTGCTTGCATGGGTCGTTATTAATTTACAGCAAAGATTCTGGGGCGCGACGAGTCCTCTCCGCCGAACAGGTCTCGGAAGCGGAACGATGCTGACCCATTTGGCGTGAACTTTGCCGTGGCCGGCTCCGGCATGTATGACAAGGGGTCGCCGGAGGTGCCTTCGCTCGGCAGGCAGATCGATTAATTCAGGAGGCTAGTGACCCACGGAATCATCGAGGAAGAGGACCTTGAGGACTCGGTAGCGCTCGTCGCCATCTCCGTCGGCTATGACTATGCACACGTCGACCACACGAACAGCTCCGACGACATGAGTATTTATTAATTCAACAAGTGCACGCGGTGGGTGCTAGCTGATGTTAAATAATTCTGCTGCTTTTTGCTTGTATTAATTCATGCATGCAGATGATCGCCTTGAGCGGAAACATGACAAACGAGATCCTCGACGGCGTGAGGGGACTACATAAGCTGGGTGTGGGCAAGGTGCTGGTGAACTCGCTGCCCCTTCTTGGCTGCACGCTGTGGCAGTCCTGGTCTAACAACTACAACCATTGTGAGAGCCACGACAACATGCTCGCCAACATGCACAACACGGCTCTCAAAGAGAAGTTGGATAAATCAGAAATCGCACTCGTGCTCAGACCTCTACACCATATTCAGCAACCTCGT is part of the Phragmites australis chromosome 12, lpPhrAust1.1, whole genome shotgun sequence genome and harbors:
- the LOC133887416 gene encoding GDSL esterase/lipase At5g03610-like, which codes for MAGRTSAALSGAHVKSRRQGPSVQRWNYKLFVFGDSFADTGNHLPTSQKSLMSREWYYPYNSSDSAHGNRAAGRFSDGLIQSDFLAKILGRDESSPPNRSRKRNDADPFGVNFAVAGSGMYDKGSPEVPSLGRQID